Proteins from a single region of Flavobacterium sp. YJ01:
- a CDS encoding Cas9 inhibitor AcrIIA9 family protein, translated as MKASENFKNAIEKYLSTLAQGDTAFAPHFAKASKNLESCIHYIFGEVKKTGLCAFDNQEIFDMAVKYYTDDSIGTPAPIACRAVVQTPAPSDLFTQPEIPAAPVKTEPVPTVKKDVKPAAQTALTLFDL; from the coding sequence ATGAAAGCTTCTGAAAATTTTAAAAATGCCATAGAGAAATACCTCAGCACTTTGGCGCAGGGCGATACCGCCTTTGCGCCGCACTTTGCCAAAGCATCCAAGAACCTCGAAAGCTGCATCCATTATATCTTCGGCGAGGTAAAAAAAACAGGCTTGTGCGCCTTTGACAATCAGGAAATCTTCGACATGGCAGTAAAGTACTACACCGATGATTCTATCGGCACGCCTGCGCCGATTGCGTGCAGAGCCGTGGTGCAGACCCCTGCACCGTCCGACCTTTTTACGCAGCCCGAAATCCCTGCTGCGCCTGTCAAAACCGAACCTGTTCCAACCGTAAAAAAAGACGTAAAACCTGCGGCGCAGACCGCCCTGACACTCTTTGACCTATGA
- a CDS encoding PcfJ domain-containing protein: protein MTPKTIIEKQLTALSASLAPIREEVFTWAEQTIFLKWGVLSRSRFYCLDCAHVWKPSCPSTCAKFTSCPACAGRLKMMPYNQVHFKETEYFAVIERCAGFQVVRMDISHKHMKKNFAPSYFHKEVMQHWINPKGDVRTLARSTNVFSSNLDAWKFYSPLEIKPKDFIRNSRFYINPFKVYPQMKVLPILKRNGFKTSVYDIAPHLLFSSLLSDPVAETLLKSRQLNLLQYYLCASRQNIRRNWQAVKTVIRNHYKISDVPVWEDYLELLRYFKKDLSCPLYVCPENLCEAHDHFVKKKRDLLRKKKLRDLRLEIEKAQKRYANDKKRFFGLSFRDGQLSISVIEEVKDFMAEGDDLGHCVFTNEYYVRKDSLILSAKFCDKSMETIEISLSRMEILQCRGLKNKPSRHHRQILQLLSQNLYQIKERMKKRKPKIISR from the coding sequence ATGACACCCAAAACCATCATCGAAAAGCAGCTGACGGCGCTGAGCGCCTCGCTTGCGCCTATTAGAGAAGAGGTATTTACTTGGGCAGAGCAGACTATTTTTCTCAAATGGGGTGTGTTGTCCCGCAGCAGGTTCTACTGCCTGGACTGCGCCCACGTTTGGAAACCCTCCTGTCCAAGCACCTGCGCCAAGTTCACTTCCTGCCCTGCCTGCGCAGGCAGACTCAAAATGATGCCTTATAATCAGGTACATTTTAAGGAAACAGAATATTTCGCCGTTATCGAGCGCTGTGCGGGGTTTCAGGTGGTGCGCATGGACATTTCCCACAAGCACATGAAAAAGAATTTCGCACCCTCCTATTTCCATAAGGAAGTCATGCAGCATTGGATAAACCCCAAAGGTGACGTTCGCACGCTCGCACGCAGCACCAATGTGTTTTCCAGTAACCTTGATGCATGGAAATTCTATTCCCCGCTTGAAATAAAGCCAAAGGATTTCATCCGCAATTCCAGATTCTATATCAATCCCTTCAAGGTTTATCCGCAGATGAAAGTGCTTCCGATCTTAAAACGCAACGGCTTCAAGACTTCGGTATATGACATTGCACCGCACTTATTGTTTTCATCGCTTTTATCCGACCCTGTTGCAGAAACCCTTTTAAAATCCCGACAGCTGAACCTGTTGCAGTATTACCTCTGCGCATCACGGCAGAACATCCGCCGCAACTGGCAGGCGGTGAAGACCGTCATCCGAAACCATTACAAAATTTCAGATGTCCCCGTTTGGGAGGATTATCTCGAACTGCTGCGGTATTTCAAAAAAGACCTTTCATGTCCTTTGTATGTCTGCCCCGAAAACCTCTGCGAAGCGCACGACCATTTTGTGAAAAAGAAAAGGGACTTGCTTCGCAAGAAAAAACTCCGCGACCTGCGCCTTGAAATCGAAAAGGCGCAGAAAAGATATGCAAACGACAAAAAGCGCTTTTTCGGGCTGTCGTTCCGCGATGGGCAGCTCAGCATTTCCGTTATTGAAGAAGTAAAAGATTTTATGGCCGAGGGCGACGACTTGGGGCATTGCGTGTTTACCAATGAGTATTATGTTAGAAAAGATTCGCTGATACTCTCGGCAAAGTTCTGCGATAAGTCCATGGAAACCATCGAAATTTCACTCAGCCGTATGGAAATCCTGCAGTGCAGGGGACTGAAAAACAAGCCCTCCAGACATCACAGACAGATCCTGCAGCTGCTGAGCCAAAACTTATATCAGATAAAGGAGCGCATGAAAAAAAGAAAACCCAAAATTATAAGCCGATAA